A stretch of DNA from Oryza brachyantha chromosome 4, ObraRS2, whole genome shotgun sequence:
TTATGGCCCATCATAAATGGCTTTGCCAGTGACGGGCTTTTGGGCTCTGTCACGGTTGGACCATCGTAGGGATCTGTAGCATTGACCGCCGCCTCTAACTAAAGGCTGCGAAAATAGAGACCCTAGGCATcgtttttcactttttgaatgaataataatttataaataaaatttttatatacatgttctctGTAATCTAAAACTAAAGATAGAAATTAAAATACGACAACAAAACcccaaatcaactttaaatttaaggaagaaaatttaaattttatcttctatataagtataagcggaGAAAAGATGAGATTGTATGGATCCAACCTCCATGAGCTAGAGGGACACTAGATATGAGCTCATCGTGATTTGGGGGCACTAGATATAAACTCATCTTTTGTGTCTAGGTTTTACttataacacaaaatttaaatttttcactcTTAAATttcaagttgattttgaggttttcttACTGAAGTGTATTTTGCaactttggcttttaaatcactatgaACACttatatcaaagttttattcacaaattattttttatttgtaaatatattgtttgtctttttttgaaaaaaacccTAAGGATGACCCAGATGTCTACCAATAACGCAAATCCAGCATTTGCAATATTTATTGCAACAATGTGCCAGGGAacagaaaaaaacattttaaccGGGCATGGCGAATTCGATATTGAGGAAATTTCAGCAATTTGGAATATTTTGGTCCcaaattattgaaatattGAACACATATTTGCCACAATTGAGCtaaattgaaaataatttaaagtttCTGATGCCAAAATGCTTGGTGCCAAGAGGACCAAAATTTCCAAAGTGCCAGTAATTTGGGAACGATAATGCAAACCCTGTTACGTACAGGGGTTTCATATCTACTTCATTTACAGTTATGTACAATGTCTGAAACTTTAAAAGCCCGTGCGTGTGAGTGTGGTATGACTAATGAGTACTCCCATCGTCCGACAAAGAGTTATTCTTCTGATGAATTAATGCATTTGATCATTTACCTAAGGTTTGAGATGagctaaaagaaaaactctgcctgggacagagggagtagtgtGTAGTCTAATTACTGAAGTAGCTCAGTGTGGTCAGACTTCTGCGGCACCAATTAGACACCTCCGTAAtctgtaatttttaaaacaagaaTTTGTAATGTAATTATTCCTGGACAGAATTAACCATTTCGTTGCTCTTGGCGTCGTATTTGATGCAGGTCATGACCATAAGGCCATTACAGTAGGATTGTCGATAGGAGGACCTCTCATGTTTGTGTTCCTGGTATGGTCTATTCTCTCGTGGTGGAAGTGGAGAAACACAAACCTTGAGTTTGACAAGGGAACATGCGGCGTAAGGCGATTCAAGTACCACCACTTGGTTGCTGCAACGAACCATTTTTCCACGGACAAACAAATTGGAGCTGGCGCTTTCGGCGAAGTCTACAAGGGCTGGATGAAAGAACTGGGTCGTGAAGTAGCCATAAAGAAGATCCTGAAGGAGTGCAGATCAGAAGGAAGCAAGGACTTCTTTGATGAAGTGAAGGCCCTCAGTAGAGCGAAGCAGAAGAATCTCATCGAACTTCTTGGCTGGGGAATGAAACAGAGCTCGAGCGTCAAAGATTTCATGCGCTGGTGTAGGCAGAATAAGACTGAAGTTTTCCTGGTTTATGAATTGGTGGATAATGGCAACCTACACACGCACCTGCACGAGGAGGCCGCAGCAGTGTTACCATGGAGAATGAGGTATACACGTATTGCTATCTGAcagatttattttcttctttataAAACATGGAACTAAAGAATGAGATACTTACTGTGCATGGAAATATACATCCTCTGTCAGGTACAAAATAGTGAAGGACATCTGCTCCGCTCTGATTTACCTTCACCATGACAGAGACCCATACATCCTGCACAGAGACATCAAACCTAGCAACATACTCCTAGACAAAAACTTCAACGCCAAGCTAGCAGATTTCGGGCTGTCCAGATCAGCTGACAACGGAACATTTCAAACGTCAATGGTTGTAGGCACAGCAAACTACTTGGACCCAGAGTGCATGAAGACGGGAATGTTCAACCGTAGCTCAGATGTCTACAGCTTTGGGCTCGTTCTGCTGGAGATTGCTTGCAAGAAGGATGAAAATAGCTACGCACAAGTCTGGCAGAGGTACATTGACAAAACTCTGATGCTGGCTGCTGACGACAGGTTGCAAGGTGCGTTCGACGAGAGGCAGATGGAGCGTGTCATCGTCCTGGGGCTTTGGTGCTGTACGCGTAATACTGTTATGCGCCCAACTATGGAGCAAGCCATGGATTTCCTGGAGCATGACTTGCCGTTGCCTCAACTTGCCAAGCCTGAAGCCTCCGATCTAGTAATACTGACAGTTGATAGCACGGGTCTAGAAGCACGATCAGTCGACCTAcgttaataataatatattcgCGTTGTGATCGAGCTTGTTCTATCTTTACGTACATTGCTCCTAGTCTGAGACTTTTAAGGAACATTTGAATTGCTGTATTTGTTTAGCCTACAAATCAGTCTGGTTTTTGAAACATGCATTTCTGTTTGGATCGTACTTGCATCATCTCCGGTCATTGATGTTTGATACCAACATGTATTTCTACAGATTTGTAATTTGTCGGTagcttaaaaattataatttatcattcgATTTTTCTCTCCATTCTATTCGATTCAACATGTTTGCAAGCTGTCCACAGCCTacattctttttgtttttactttgttaCCTTCGAACATCTCAATCAATCGACGGATGTATCCAGTTCTTTTCGAGCAATTGACAAATATGCATGTGGCCCGTATTTTTAATGAGATCTGCttcagtctaacaaaaagtaacaaaaactaactcgcggtaccaaatcgtttctaatcgttggatctaaccgtacgtatcctactcagctagatccaatggtagaaaataatttggtatctcgaggtaccggtacttcgaggtactttttgttggaccggagcaattCTCATTTTTAATACGTGTCTACCCTTGGGGACAGAGATTTTAGGTGATCGGTATATTTAAAGATAGATCTAATTAGCCATCAACTCGTGCATTTGTGCAGGCAAGAACAAGATTTTTCTTATAACTTGTATCGATTAATGTACATAGTTTTACACTGTATTTGGCTTCTcactagtatttatttttaatgtgaatttaatatatatttttaaatcaaaaataaaatggttcTACACACATAGAAGACAAAACAGCTGATGGATAGGCCGGATCGACGATATATGAGATAGAGtgaaattcaaataatatattgcttcaTATCGCATACTAAGGTATAAAGTCCCAATCAAACAATAATATGTATAGATAAGGAAACCAACCTGTGGTTGGTTAGGTTCCCTACGATGTAAACCCTGTCTCTCGGTAAAAAGCGGGGACAagggtttttttaaatacaggTTCACTGAAATATTCAATATATACCCCACCAATACACATGACTATTTCCCAGCTAGTAGGAGTGTGGTATTATTTCATATTAGAAGACTCGAACTTGATTAATCTGTCATCTCCTGTACACCATCATACTTTCGGTGTCATGCACCACTATGTTTCTTACTGCCAGTACAAAACCTCAACAATTGGTGTACCAGATAGGGGCATCATTGGGATAAATTTC
This window harbors:
- the LOC102709458 gene encoding L-type lectin-domain containing receptor kinase IX.1-like — encoded protein: MEGWQAVGLLLGVLLLDAPHYSSSDASPAFSFDFDFANTSSYSAKDLKFEGDAAVHGGFVDLTCNDYVVDISQCKAGRMSYNHPVRFYDQNTKEVASFSTRFSFRIVGPVKSDKKKGDGMAFFLSGYPSNMPTDSQGGNLGLISNKIISSSGPKQFISVEFDTFVNSWESPKQTGDHMGIYINTVTEAKTTQLLNFTNGTMNAFITFNSTTSMLVASLNITENPNYHYNVSANLSNPRDYLPSDIAVGFSAAVDVAFEVHQILSWSFNSTLAAPEKGHDHKAITVGLSIGGPLMFVFLVWSILSWWKWRNTNLEFDKGTCGVRRFKYHHLVAATNHFSTDKQIGAGAFGEVYKGWMKELGREVAIKKILKECRSEGSKDFFDEVKALSRAKQKNLIELLGWGMKQSSSVKDFMRWCRQNKTEVFLVYELVDNGNLHTHLHEEAAAVLPWRMRYKIVKDICSALIYLHHDRDPYILHRDIKPSNILLDKNFNAKLADFGLSRSADNGTFQTSMVVGTANYLDPECMKTGMFNRSSDVYSFGLVLLEIACKKDENSYAQVWQRYIDKTLMLAADDRLQGAFDERQMERVIVLGLWCCTRNTVMRPTMEQAMDFLEHDLPLPQLAKPEASDLVILTVDSTGLEARSVDLR